One Thermorudis peleae genomic window, AAAACCCGTCAAATCAACCGTCGCTGGATACACAATGAGTTCATGTTCATATGGAACAACTTTACGTACCGAAAAAAGGCCAAACGGATCGCCGCTTGCCAACGTCATTGGTCCAAGGCGAAAACGGCCACGGCGAGCACACCACGTCTGCACTTTCCAATTCGCAACATCGTGCGGTCCAAGACGAATGACACGGCTTACCTGATGGCCTGGTAGTGTTGACTGGTCCAGCACTTCTACCCAGAGCTTCGAGAAGCGGCTCTGATTTTCCACACGCAAGCGTTCTATTAATAAGTCACCGACTTGGGCACGATCAGAGAGTGTCTGGCGAGTAAGCACGAGGCCACGCAGGCTAAGACGGCTCCAGAGATAGGAGAGCAGTAAGAGGCCGAGCAACATGAAGAACAGCTTGTCGAAAACTGACCAGCGATTAAGCTGTGCCAGTATGAGAAGCAGCAGTGCCAGCGCCGTCACTTTTATCCAGTTCATCGCCAACACTCAGCTAACTGTGAAATGGTAAGCGTGCCCACGGTGATGCCGGTTGAGCAGCTCGCACCGGCTGAGAACCCGGAACAGGAACACGCGCAAGAACGTCCTGGACAATGGACCGGCTATCAACATTGCGCATGCGGGCAGCCGGATTGACGATGATGCGGTGAGCAAGGGTTGGCTCAGCAAGCTCTTTGACGTCATCGGGAATGACATAGTCACGTCCCTGCATCGCGGCCCACGCTCGCGCAGCGTTATAGAGCGCGAGTGACCCGCGTGGACCAGCACCGAGATAGACTTCATCATGCTGTCGCGTGGCTTCCACCAGCGAGACAATATACTCCTTCAAGAGATCATCAACCTGGACATGACGAACGGCTTCTTGGGCTGCAACGAGTTCCTCAACCGTCACCACTTGGCGAAGTTGCTCGAGCGGATGTTGATAATGTTGACGATCAAGGATTTCGACTTCACCACGATGACTTGGGTATCCAAGAGAAAGCCGGATAAGGAAACGGTCAAGCTGTGCCTCTGGCAGCGGAAACGTTCCTTCATATTCAATCGGATTCTCGGTCGCTAACACAATGAATGGAACAGGCAAGGCATAGGTAACACCGTCGACAGTGACCTGGTTTTCCTCCATCGCTTCAAGGAGCGCTGACTGTGTTTTCGGCGTTGCCCGGTTGATCTCATCAGCGAGCACAATCTGGGCGATAATTGGACCAGGTCGATACTCGAACCGACCAGTCTGCTGGTTATAGACGCTTACACCAGTGACATCAGATGGAAGCAAGTCTGGCGTAAATTGGATTCGCTTGAAGCTACAGCCAATACTCCGCGCAATCGCCTTGGCCAAAACCGTCTTCCCAACACCCGGCACGTCTTCAATGAGGACATGTCCGCGACAAAGCAGTGCAACAAGGACAAGTCGGACTTCACGCGTCTTGCCAACGATCACGCGCTCGACGTTCTCGCTGATCCGCGTCGCAAGCTCCTGGACATCAACACTACTCATTGCCACTCCTTAAGTTCAGGGCACGAGTGCATCACAACGCTTGCGCATAGCCGACAGATTCATGCACGAATACTCACCGTGCACAGCAGACGGAGAGGAATCCGCCTGAATGATAGTGCACGTTGCGTCATTGACTGCCCCTTTCGCAAGGCAACCGTGATTATAGCAATTGCCGCCATGGCACAGACGGCTCACATCCCCACAGAATGAAAGCACCCCACTGTAACCAAAAAGAAAACGCCCGCTGAACAAGCGCTGCGTCCGTATAATCGCAGAGACAAGAATGTAAGGAGGACATGGTATGCCATCTGGGCGCTCCGCAACGCAACGGCCACGTCTGCTCCTCGTCGATGGTCATGGCCTCGCGTACCGTGCCTTTCATGCCCTGCCAGATACTTTGACAACAAGCAAAGGAGAGCCAACCAAC contains:
- a CDS encoding AAA family ATPase, producing the protein MSSVDVQELATRISENVERVIVGKTREVRLVLVALLCRGHVLIEDVPGVGKTVLAKAIARSIGCSFKRIQFTPDLLPSDVTGVSVYNQQTGRFEYRPGPIIAQIVLADEINRATPKTQSALLEAMEENQVTVDGVTYALPVPFIVLATENPIEYEGTFPLPEAQLDRFLIRLSLGYPSHRGEVEILDRQHYQHPLEQLRQVVTVEELVAAQEAVRHVQVDDLLKEYIVSLVEATRQHDEVYLGAGPRGSLALYNAARAWAAMQGRDYVIPDDVKELAEPTLAHRIIVNPAARMRNVDSRSIVQDVLARVPVPGSQPVRAAQPASPWARLPFHS